GAGCCGGCGCTCGCGGCGGCGGGAGCGGTGCTTCCGGTGGGCGGAGCGGCCCTCCTCGCGCCTTCTCTCGGATGGAGCGGCGGATCGGTCACGGCGTCCGTTGCGGCGCGCACGCGATCGGACGCGTGGGATGCGGGCATCGAAGCGGCCGTCTCGCCCGCCGGATTCGCGGCGCTCGCGGACGCCGGCGTCTCGGCGCCTCCGTTCCGGTGGCGCGGCCGCTGGCGCTTTCGTGAGGGAGACGCGCGCCCCATGGCGGGCGAGGTTTCGGCCGAAGCGTCGTCGAGGGCGGCGCGCGTGGTCGTGCGCGCGAGCGGCGCGGCCGCCGGCGCCACGGGCGCGGTGGAGCGTCGCGAGCTCGAGGCGAGGCTCGGCACGGGCCGCGGCCCGGGCCCCCTTCGCGTGAAGGTCGGCAGGACCCGTACGACCGGCTTCACCGTCGCGGACGGCTTCACGGAGCGGCTCGAGCGCTACGCCGTGATGGATCTGGAAGTGGCGCGCGCGTCGGGCCGGGTGTTCGCGGTGACCGCGACGAGGCGAGAGCGCGCGAGCGCGTCCGGCGGGAACACCGGCACGAGCGCGGGCGGACGGCTCGGCCTCACCTGGCGGCGGCGCGGAACGCTCGAGGTGCGCGTCGAGGCGGTGCGTGCCGAAGCGGACGCGCCCGCCTGGTCGAGCGGCGTCTACGCGGGCGGCGCGGCGGCGCTCCGGTCGCGGACGCGTCCGGGCGTTGCGGCCTCGGCGCGCGGCGAGGTGCGCGCCGGAGCCTGGCGGCTCGGCGGCGTCGTGGAAGGGCGCGAGGACGAGCGGGGCCGAAGGGCCACCGCCGGGACGTTCTGGATCGAGAAGAGCATCCCGTTCTTCGAGGGCGGGACCGACACGCGGACATCGCGAGGATGAGATCCTCGGGAGGCGAACGATGCGATACGCCGAACGAATGAGCCAGCTGGGAACCGAGACCGCCTTCGAGGTGCTCGCGAAGGCGCGCGCGCTCGAGGCGAAGGGGAAGACGATCGTCCACCTGGAGATCGGCGAGCCGGACTTCGACACGCCCGCGACGATCCGCGCCGCGGCGATCCGCGCCATCGAGGAGGGCTTCACGCACTACGGCCCCTCGGCGGGGCTCCCGGAGGTGCGCGAGGCCATCGCGTCCTACATCTCGAAGGATCGCGGGCTCGCGGTCGCGATGGACCAGGTCGTCGTCACGCCGGGAGGAAAGCCGGTCCTCACGTTCGCCATTCTCGCGTGCGTCGATCCGGGGGACGAGGTGATCGTGCCGAATCCCGGATTTCCGATCTACGAGTCCGCGGTGCGGTTCGCGGGCGGCACGCCGGTGCCCCTGGCGCTGCGGGAAGATCGCGACTTCCGGATCGGCGCGGCCGACATCGAGCCGCTCCTCACGAAGAAGACGAAGATGCTCGTCCTGAACTCGCCGCACAACCCCACGGGCTCCGTGCTCACGCCGAAGGATCTCGACGAGATCGCCGCGCTCGTGCGGGGCCGCGACCTCTTCGTCCTCTCGGACGAGATCTACTCCAAGATCCTCTACGACGGGACGCACGAGTCGATCGCGACCCGCCCCGACATGGCGGAGCGCACGATCCTCCTCGACGGCTTCTCGAAGACGTACGCGATGACGGGCTGGCGGCTCGGGTACGGCGTCATGAACCCGACGCTCGCGAAGCACGTCGCGCGTCTCGCGACGAACGTCTACTCGTGCGCGACCTCGTTCGTGCAGCGCGCGGCCCCGACGGCCCTGACCGGGCCCCAGGACGACGTGAAGGCGATGATCGCCGAGTTCCGCCGCCGCCGGGAGGTGATCCTCGAGGGACTGAACGCCATCCCGGGCGTGAGCTGCCGGAAGCCCGCGGGCGCCTTCTACGTGTTCCCGAACGTGACCGGGCTCGGCATGAAGTCGAGCCAGATCGAGCATCTGCTCCTCGAGGAGGCCGGCGTCGCCGCGCTCTCGGGCACCGCGTTCGGCTCGAACGGAGAGGGATACGTGCGGTTCTCGTACGCGAACTCGATCGAGAACATCCGGGAGGGGCTCCGCCGCTTCGAGGCGTTCGCCCAGAGTCACGCCAAGGTGGCGCGCTGATCGATTGACCGGACTTCCCCAGAGCATCCTCATCACGCTCGGCGGTAACGCGATCCTTCCCGCTCGCGGGACGGGAACGTTCGACGAGCAGTACGCCATCACGCGCCTCACGATGCAGCCCGTCGCGCAGCTCATCCGGGAGGGCGTGCGCGTGGTGCTGAGCCACGGGAACGGCCCGATCGTGGGGAACATCCTCGTCCGGAACGAGGCCGCCCGGGACCAGATCCCACCGATGCCGATCGACGTCTGCGGCGCCGACTCGCAGGGCGGGATCGGATACATGATGCAGCAGGCGCTCGACAACGAGCTGCGTCGCATCGACGTGGAGCGCACCGTCACGACCCTCGTGACCCAGGTGGTCGTCGACGAGCGCGATCCCGCGTTCCGGCGCCCCACGAAGCCGATCGGTCCGCTCTACTCGCAGGAGCGGGCGCGGACGCTGGCCAAGGAGAAGGGCTGGACGGTCACCGAGGACGCGGGGCGCGGGTGGAGGCGGGTCGTTCCCTCGCCGCGTCCCCTCGAGGTGGTCGAGATCGCCGCGATCCGGCGGCTCGTCGCGGACGGCATGATCGTGATCGCCGCCGGCGGGGGAGGGATCCCGGTCTCGCGGCAGTGGGACGGAGCCCTCCACGGCGTCGAGGCGGTGATCGACAAGGACCTGGCCTCGAGCCTCCTCGCGAGGCTCCTCGGCATCGAGGTCCTGGTCATCGTGACCGGGGTGGACCGCGTGGCGCTCGACTACGGCAAGCCGGGGCAGCGCGAACTCCCGTGCGCGACGGCGGACGAGCTTTCGAGGTATGCTGCCGAGGGCCAGTTCCCGCCCGGGAACATGGGGCCCAAGATCCAGGCGTCGATCGAGTTCGTCCGAGGCGGAGGCCGCGAAGCGGTCATCACGTCCCCGGGGATGCTGCGCGAGGCGCTGAACGGCTCGGCGGGGACGCGGATCGTGCGATAGGGAGTCGCAGGGTGCGTCTGGGGAGGAGGGGAGGAACGTGAGCGAGAGGTCCGGTCTCGAAGTCCACGGAATGGCCCTGGCCGAGGGATCGCGCTGGGTGGTCCAGCAGCTCGATCTCAAGGTCGCGCCCGGAGCGCTCCACATGATCCTTGGAGAGCGCGATACCGGGAAGACCGCCATCCTCGAAGCGTTCGCGGGACTCCGAAAGCTCGAACGAGGGACGCTCCAGGTGCCGAGCCCTGCGACCCTCGTGCCCCAGGCGACCGCGTCCGCCGAGCTCACCGTCCTCGAGCGGCTCCTTCTCCATCGCCAGCCGCGCATCGCCGGCATCGGCATCCACTGGAAGCACGCGCGCGAGGAAGTCCGCGCGCGCGCCGCGCGGTTCGGACTCGAGGGCGTTCTCGATCTGCCCGTGGAGGCGCTGCGTCCGCTGGAGCGCCGGCTGCTCGAGCTGGCCGCCGCGTGTTCCGAGGGGCCTGAGCTCCTGTTGCTGGACGAGCCCACCTCGGACCTCGGGCCGCACGAGTCCCGCCAGTTCCTCGCGGCCGTGCGCTCCGTGGCGGCGGAGCTCGAGATCCCCGCGCTCTTCACGTCCGCGTCCCCGCGGGACGGCTATCCCGACGCGGCGGGCGTCACGATCCTCTGGCGCGGCGCGGATCCGGTGACCGTCACGACCCGCGAGTGCTCGGAAGGCGCGCTGGTCGAGCGGTGGACCGGCGGCATCGGGATCCGCCGCGTTCCCATGGGCCAGCACAAGCCCGGCGAGCCGCTCTTCCGCGCCGAGGGTGTCGTGATCCGCGGACGGGGACGCGAGACGTCGCTCGCGGGGCTCGACTTCGAGATCAAGGCGGGCGAGGTGCTCGCGGTGGTGGGCGCCCCTGCCGACGGGCTCGATCTCCTGAACGACGTGATGCTCGGGAGCCGCTTCCCCGAGCGGGGCTCGATGCAGTTCCTCGGCAAGGAGACGGTCCAGTGGACGAGACGGAACCGCGTCGAGGCCGGGATCGGATTCGTCACGCCGCCGCACGCGCGAGACCAGTCGATCGGCGAGTTCTCGATCGAGGAGAACCTGATCCTCGGCCAGTCCGGAGGGATGCCCTTCTCGAAGGGCGGCTTCCTGCGGCGCGAATCGATCCGAGGGAACGCCGTGCGCACGCTGCGCGACTTCGAGATCCCCGACGCCGAGCCGCATCATCGCTTTCGCGATCTGCGGCTGGGCGAGCGCCAGCGGATCATCGTCGCGCGTGAGGTGATCCGGAATCCGGTGCTCCTCGTGGTGCGCTCGCCCGCGTGGGGACTTTCCCTGGCCACGCAGGAGTACGTGCGCCGGACGCTCGTGCTCCAGTGCGAGCGCGGGAGCGGCTTGCTGTGGCTCACCGAGGATCCCGAGGAGGCGATGCGCGTCGCGGACCGGCTCGCGGTGCTCGCGGCCGGGCGGTTCGTGTGGATTCCGGTGACGGAGACGCTGACGCGGGAAGCGATCATCGACGAGATGTCGGGAGCGGCGGCGTGAAGGCGGCGACGCGGGCGCGGTCGGAGGCGACGCCATGATCCCGGGACGCTGCCGCGGGGGGCCCTGGGTGCTCGCCGGGAACGCGGCCCTGCTCGTCGCGCTCTTCACGGGCACGTACCTCATGGCCATGAGCGTGGGGACGCGCGCCGCCGCGTGGTCGCCGTGGAGCGGCGACATCATCCTCGTGGCGGCGGGGCTTCTGTTCCTCGGGCTCGGGTTCCTGCTGCCGCTGCACGCGGGCCTGATCAATCTCGGAATCCACGGGCAGTTCCTCGTGGGATTCGTGGCCGGGTCGCTCGTGACGAGGAACGAGCTCCTGGAGCCGTGGGCCCAGGCGTGCCTCGCGCTGCTGGCGGGAGCCGCCGCCGGTGCCGGAGCGGGCGTGATCCTCGCGTGGCTCAAGCGGAAGTTCGCGGTGCACGAGATCCTGAGCGGCCTCTTGCTCGCGGGCGCGCTCGTTCCGATCGCGCGCGTGTTCGGAGCCGCGCCGGAGAGGCGTCCGGATCTCACGATCCCGCTCGGCCCGCTCGCGAACACGATTCCGTGGACCCCGGGGCTCGAGCTGCCGCCTTCGTTCGTGCTCGCGTGGGGGATCCTGCTCCTCTCGACGGGCCTCGCGCTCGGCTTCGCCGCCTCCCACTTCCTGCGCGCGTCCGTGCGCGGATTCCATCTGCGCGCCGTCGGCTCGAATCCCCTGGCCGCGGTCGCGGCGGGCGTGGACGTGGACGCGATGCAGACCCTGATGGCGGGATTCGGCGGCGCGTGCGCCGGGCTCGTCGGCGCGCTGCAGCTGTGGAGCGATCCCGCGGTGGCGCTCGAGCGGTGGCCGGTGCCGCTCGGGTTCGCGGGAATCACGGTGGCGCTGCTCGGCGCCGGCCACTTGCGGGGCGCGATCGCGGCGGCGCTGGTCCTGGCGGTGTGGCTCAACACGCCTGGCGTGGCGGCGGCGCTGGAGAATCCGGGCGGGGCGGCCGCGGTGGCGTTTCTCCTGGTGCTGCCGGTGCTGTGGAACGTGCCGCGGTTGATGCCGGAGCAGGGAGCGCCGAGGGCGGTGTGGAAGACGAGGCACCGGGAGATGGTGTAGCGTCCGAAGCACCTCGTCGAGCAGGCTTCCGAGATTGACGGGTTCGCGGCCTTTCTGATTCACTACCAGGTGCGCTCATCCCGCGCGCGCCTTCCCCCACACTCGACCATCGATTCAAGCCCCGACGTCACCTGAATCCTCGACAAGGAGGAGGTCATGTCACGTTCGTGGGTGCTCGCAGTGTGGTTTCTCGTCGGTGCCGTGGCGGCGGGGCTGGTCGTCGGGATCGCCCGGAGCGAATCCGGCACGATCCAGCGCGTCGTCCGGGCGCCGTCTCCC
This region of Candidatus Eisenbacteria bacterium genomic DNA includes:
- a CDS encoding pyridoxal phosphate-dependent aminotransferase, encoding MRYAERMSQLGTETAFEVLAKARALEAKGKTIVHLEIGEPDFDTPATIRAAAIRAIEEGFTHYGPSAGLPEVREAIASYISKDRGLAVAMDQVVVTPGGKPVLTFAILACVDPGDEVIVPNPGFPIYESAVRFAGGTPVPLALREDRDFRIGAADIEPLLTKKTKMLVLNSPHNPTGSVLTPKDLDEIAALVRGRDLFVLSDEIYSKILYDGTHESIATRPDMAERTILLDGFSKTYAMTGWRLGYGVMNPTLAKHVARLATNVYSCATSFVQRAAPTALTGPQDDVKAMIAEFRRRREVILEGLNAIPGVSCRKPAGAFYVFPNVTGLGMKSSQIEHLLLEEAGVAALSGTAFGSNGEGYVRFSYANSIENIREGLRRFEAFAQSHAKVAR
- the arcC gene encoding carbamate kinase, whose protein sequence is MTGLPQSILITLGGNAILPARGTGTFDEQYAITRLTMQPVAQLIREGVRVVLSHGNGPIVGNILVRNEAARDQIPPMPIDVCGADSQGGIGYMMQQALDNELRRIDVERTVTTLVTQVVVDERDPAFRRPTKPIGPLYSQERARTLAKEKGWTVTEDAGRGWRRVVPSPRPLEVVEIAAIRRLVADGMIVIAAGGGGIPVSRQWDGALHGVEAVIDKDLASSLLARLLGIEVLVIVTGVDRVALDYGKPGQRELPCATADELSRYAAEGQFPPGNMGPKIQASIEFVRGGGREAVITSPGMLREALNGSAGTRIVR
- a CDS encoding ATP-binding cassette domain-containing protein is translated as MSERSGLEVHGMALAEGSRWVVQQLDLKVAPGALHMILGERDTGKTAILEAFAGLRKLERGTLQVPSPATLVPQATASAELTVLERLLLHRQPRIAGIGIHWKHAREEVRARAARFGLEGVLDLPVEALRPLERRLLELAAACSEGPELLLLDEPTSDLGPHESRQFLAAVRSVAAELEIPALFTSASPRDGYPDAAGVTILWRGADPVTVTTRECSEGALVERWTGGIGIRRVPMGQHKPGEPLFRAEGVVIRGRGRETSLAGLDFEIKAGEVLAVVGAPADGLDLLNDVMLGSRFPERGSMQFLGKETVQWTRRNRVEAGIGFVTPPHARDQSIGEFSIEENLILGQSGGMPFSKGGFLRRESIRGNAVRTLRDFEIPDAEPHHRFRDLRLGERQRIIVAREVIRNPVLLVVRSPAWGLSLATQEYVRRTLVLQCERGSGLLWLTEDPEEAMRVADRLAVLAAGRFVWIPVTETLTREAIIDEMSGAAA